Proteins encoded in a region of the Rhodococcus sp. SBT000017 genome:
- a CDS encoding SRPBCC family protein, giving the protein MRDNAKLTVERTIEAPVDAVFDVLSNPERHQALDGSGFVRSVDHADRIQKVGEKFTMNMQGDHMGGEYQTDNHVTGYIKDKLVAWKTAPAGNEPPGWEWLWELESQGPNETLVRHTYDWSKVTDKKLLQQIKFPLVTEDQLNDTLARLAVEATS; this is encoded by the coding sequence ATGAGAGATAACGCAAAGCTGACAGTGGAACGCACCATCGAGGCACCCGTCGACGCTGTTTTCGACGTCCTGTCCAATCCTGAGCGGCATCAGGCGCTCGATGGATCGGGCTTCGTACGCAGCGTGGACCACGCCGACCGGATTCAGAAGGTCGGCGAGAAGTTCACGATGAACATGCAGGGCGATCACATGGGTGGCGAGTACCAGACCGACAACCACGTGACCGGCTACATCAAGGACAAGCTGGTCGCATGGAAGACGGCCCCCGCAGGTAACGAGCCTCCCGGATGGGAGTGGCTGTGGGAGCTCGAATCTCAGGGCCCCAACGAGACGCTGGTCCGCCACACCTACGACTGGTCCAAGGTCACGGACAAGAAGTTGCTCCAGCAGATCAAGTTCCCGCTGGTGACCGAAGATCAGCTGAACGACACACTCGCTCGACTGGCAGTCGAAGCGACGTCCTGA